ctacaatcaCGTCCCAGAGGGAAGTGCAGTGCCTCATGATCTCATACAGGAAGCCAGTTCAGATAGCAGCACCGGCGCCTCATCACCGCCCTTCCCTTCAACAACTTACCCTGCTGGCTTAAAATCGCTCCATCGGGTACACGGACATTGCACCTTCCGGATACTAATAaagatgatactactactactactagtactgctacttctactactactactactactactactactactactactactgctactactactactactgctactactactactactactactactactactactactactactagtactaatacaactaaaactactaaaacgattattactactactactactactactactactgctgctgctggtactactagtactaatacAACCAAAACCACTAAAAcgactattactgctactactactactgctactgctgctgctgctaccaccaccaccactgctgctactgctactgctactactactactactactagtactaatacaactaaaactactaaaacgattattattactactactactactactactactactactgctactactaccaccactgctgctactactgctactgctgctactactaataataataataataataataataataataataat
The sequence above is drawn from the Portunus trituberculatus isolate SZX2019 chromosome 41, ASM1759143v1, whole genome shotgun sequence genome and encodes:
- the LOC123516707 gene encoding uncharacterized protein DDB_G0271670-like, which gives rise to MVLYAMSSSSSSSSSSSSSSSSASSSSSSSSSSFSSSSSSSSSSSSSSSSSSNSSSSGIDSSSSGSGSSSSSSSSSSSSSSSSSSSSSSGSNSSSSSSSSSSSSSSGGSSSSSSSSSSSSSNNNRFSSFSCISTSSSSSSSSSSSSSGGGGSSSSSSSSSSSSNSRFSGFGCISTSSTSSSSSSSSSSSSNNRFSSFSCISTSSSSSSSSSSSSSSSSSSSSSSSSSSSSSSS